In a genomic window of Curtobacterium sp. MCBD17_035:
- a CDS encoding carboxymuconolactone decarboxylase family protein, with translation MSKRDRSLVVVTSLITSSSFEQLPNHLRLARQNGLTEAELKEAIIHLAFYAGWPRAMSAIQIAMSVFAEER, from the coding sequence CTGTCCAAACGTGACCGAAGCCTTGTGGTCGTGACGAGCCTCATCACTTCGAGCAGCTTCGAGCAGCTCCCGAACCATCTCCGTCTTGCGCGGCAGAATGGGTTGACCGAAGCCGAGCTGAAGGAGGCGATCATTCACCTCGCCTTCTACGCCGGTTGGCCGAGGGCGATGTCCGCGATTCAGATCGCGATGTCTGTCTTCGCCGAGGAACGGTAA
- a CDS encoding helix-turn-helix transcriptional regulator, which translates to MPRSARSVPMELAPAPWPEHRAEDPIAEVARQMALRTRAALEGRSIRAVAQAAGVSHVTLINVLSGRAWPDLTTIAKLELALEVDLWPGRPD; encoded by the coding sequence ATGCCGCGATCCGCACGATCAGTTCCCATGGAACTCGCTCCCGCGCCTTGGCCGGAGCACCGCGCGGAGGACCCGATCGCCGAAGTAGCCCGTCAAATGGCGCTCCGAACCCGAGCCGCACTCGAAGGTCGGAGCATCCGAGCTGTTGCGCAGGCCGCGGGGGTGAGCCACGTCACCCTCATCAATGTCCTGAGTGGACGCGCCTGGCCAGATCTCACGACGATCGCAAAGCTCGAGCTCGCGCTCGAGGTCGACCTCTGGCCCGGCCGTCCCGACTGA
- the dnaB gene encoding replicative DNA helicase → MAERGMERTPPHDLLAEQSTIGGMLLSKDAVADVIETARGVDFYIPKHEVIFDAILSLYSHGEPTDVIAVTDELTKTAMLSRAGGAEYLHSLTSLVPTAANAGYYAAIVAEKAVLRRLVEAGTRIVQMGYASEGEVTDLVNNAQAEVYNVAGGVQTEDYVPLTEAIGSAIDEIEAAKGRDGQMTGVPTGFAGLDALTNGFHPGQLIIVAARPALGKSTLALDLARAAAVKHNQTAAFFSLEMGRSEIAMRLLSAESSVPLQNMRKGTVDARDWTTIAQTRGRINDAPFFIDDSPNMTLVEIRAKCRRLKQQHDLKLVVIDYLQLMTSGKRVESRQQEVSEFSRALKLMAKELQVPVIALSQLNRGPEQRADKKPQISDLRESGSIEQDADMVILLHRESAYEKDNPRQGEADFIVAKHRNGPTDTITVAFHGMFSRFVDMPQ, encoded by the coding sequence ATGGCCGAACGGGGCATGGAGCGGACGCCGCCCCACGATCTGCTGGCCGAGCAGTCGACCATCGGCGGCATGCTGCTGTCGAAGGACGCCGTCGCCGACGTGATCGAGACCGCGCGGGGCGTGGACTTCTACATTCCCAAGCACGAGGTCATCTTCGACGCGATCCTGTCGCTGTACTCGCACGGTGAGCCGACCGACGTCATCGCGGTGACCGACGAGCTCACCAAGACGGCCATGCTGTCCCGGGCCGGTGGCGCCGAGTACCTGCACTCCCTGACCTCGCTCGTGCCGACGGCGGCCAACGCGGGCTACTACGCCGCGATCGTCGCCGAGAAGGCCGTGCTCCGTCGCCTGGTCGAGGCCGGCACGCGCATCGTGCAGATGGGCTACGCGTCCGAGGGTGAGGTCACCGACCTCGTCAACAACGCCCAGGCCGAGGTCTACAACGTCGCGGGTGGCGTGCAGACCGAGGACTACGTGCCGCTGACCGAGGCCATCGGCTCCGCCATCGACGAGATCGAGGCCGCCAAGGGCCGCGACGGGCAGATGACCGGCGTGCCGACCGGGTTCGCCGGGCTCGACGCCCTGACGAACGGGTTCCACCCCGGCCAGCTCATCATCGTCGCGGCGCGCCCGGCGCTCGGCAAGTCGACGCTCGCCCTCGACCTCGCTCGCGCCGCCGCCGTCAAGCACAACCAGACCGCGGCGTTCTTCTCGCTCGAGATGGGCCGCTCCGAGATCGCCATGCGCCTGCTGTCCGCCGAGTCGAGCGTGCCGCTGCAGAACATGCGCAAGGGCACCGTCGACGCCCGCGACTGGACGACCATCGCCCAGACCCGCGGTCGGATCAACGACGCCCCGTTCTTCATCGACGACTCCCCCAACATGACGCTCGTCGAGATCCGAGCCAAGTGCCGGCGGCTCAAGCAGCAGCACGACCTCAAGCTCGTCGTCATCGACTACCTGCAGCTCATGACGAGCGGCAAGCGCGTCGAGAGTCGCCAGCAAGAGGTCTCGGAGTTCTCACGTGCGCTCAAGCTCATGGCCAAGGAACTCCAGGTCCCGGTCATCGCGCTCTCGCAGCTCAACCGTGGCCCCGAGCAGCGCGCGGACAAGAAGCCCCAGATCTCCGACCTGCGCGAGTCGGGATCGATCGAGCAGGACGCCGACATGGTCATCCTGCTGCACCGCGAGTCCGCCTACGAGAAGGACAACCCGCGGCAGGGCGAGGCGGACTTCATCGTGGCGAAGCACCGCAACGGGCCGACGGACACCATCACGGTGGCGTTCCACGGGATGTTCTCGCGGTTCGTGGACATGCCGCAGTAG
- the rplI gene encoding 50S ribosomal protein L9: MSKLILTHEVSGLGSAGDVVDVKNGYARNYLIPQGFAVAWSRGGQKQVESIQAARAARELATIEEAQDLKLKLQNAVVTLTVKAGKDGRLFGSVRPGDVADAVQAQGIGSLDKRKIEVPGSIKSVGEHEATVRLREDIVATIALKVVAAK; this comes from the coding sequence ATGTCGAAGCTCATCCTCACCCACGAGGTCTCCGGCCTCGGTTCCGCCGGTGACGTCGTCGACGTCAAGAACGGCTACGCCCGCAACTACCTGATCCCGCAGGGCTTCGCCGTCGCGTGGTCGCGTGGTGGTCAGAAGCAGGTCGAGTCGATCCAGGCCGCCCGCGCCGCGCGCGAGCTCGCCACGATCGAAGAGGCCCAGGACCTCAAGCTCAAGCTGCAGAACGCCGTCGTCACGCTGACCGTCAAGGCCGGCAAGGACGGCCGCCTGTTCGGCTCGGTCCGCCCGGGCGACGTCGCCGACGCCGTGCAGGCGCAGGGCATCGGCTCGCTCGACAAGCGCAAGATCGAGGTCCCCGGGTCGATCAAGTCCGTCGGCGAGCACGAGGCCACGGTCCGGCTCCGCGAGGACATCGTCGCGACCATCGCGCTGAAGGTCGTCGCCGCCAAGTAG
- the rpsR gene encoding 30S ribosomal protein S18: MAGKSSGDRRKPRGGKGGKNAAPAKSIKVGVIDYKDVATLRKFISERGKIRARRITGVSVQEQRLIARAVKNAREMALLPYAGSGR, from the coding sequence ATGGCTGGAAAGAGCAGCGGCGACCGCCGCAAGCCTCGCGGAGGCAAGGGCGGCAAGAACGCCGCCCCCGCGAAGTCGATCAAGGTCGGCGTCATCGACTACAAGGACGTCGCGACCCTGCGCAAGTTCATCTCCGAGCGCGGCAAGATCCGTGCCCGCCGTATCACCGGCGTCTCTGTCCAGGAGCAGCGCCTCATCGCCCGTGCCGTGAAGAACGCCCGCGAGATGGCGCTCCTCCCCTACGCCGGCTCCGGCCGCTGA
- a CDS encoding single-stranded DNA-binding protein: protein MAGETVITVVGNLTSDPELRYTQNGLAVANFTIASTPRTFDRQANEWKDGDALFLRASVWREFAEHVAGSLTKGSRVIAQGRLRQRSYQDREGQQRTSIELEVDEIGPSLRYATAQVTRASGGGGGGGRGQVGGGNGGGGGGYNGGAQSDEPWSPQGNQGGNTSSSDVWNTPGGTYDDETPF, encoded by the coding sequence GTGGCCGGCGAGACCGTCATCACGGTGGTGGGCAACCTCACCAGCGATCCCGAGCTGCGGTACACGCAGAACGGCCTCGCGGTGGCGAACTTCACCATCGCGTCGACACCGCGCACGTTCGACCGTCAGGCGAACGAGTGGAAGGACGGCGACGCGCTGTTCCTCCGTGCGAGTGTCTGGCGTGAGTTCGCCGAGCACGTCGCGGGATCGCTGACCAAGGGCTCGCGCGTCATCGCGCAGGGTCGTCTGCGTCAGCGCTCCTACCAGGACCGCGAAGGCCAGCAGCGCACGAGCATCGAGCTCGAGGTCGACGAGATCGGCCCCTCGCTCCGCTACGCGACCGCCCAGGTCACCCGCGCCTCCGGTGGTGGTGGCGGCGGTGGCCGCGGCCAGGTCGGTGGCGGCAACGGTGGCGGTGGCGGCGGCTACAACGGTGGCGCGCAGTCCGACGAACCGTGGTCCCCGCAGGGCAACCAGGGTGGCAACACGTCCTCGTCGGACGTGTGGAACACCCCGGGCGGCACCTACGACGACGAAACCCCGTTCTGA
- the rpsF gene encoding 30S ribosomal protein S6: protein MHQYELMVILDPEIDERTVAPSLDRFLAVIRNDGGTVDNVDVWGRRRLAYEINKKSEGIYAVVNMTANADAAKELDRQLGLSEAVLRTKVLRAEEAIAQVAAAKKLSDERAARKAAAATKSAE from the coding sequence ATGCACCAGTACGAACTGATGGTCATCCTCGACCCCGAGATCGACGAGCGCACGGTCGCTCCGTCGCTCGACCGGTTCCTCGCAGTCATCCGCAACGACGGTGGCACCGTCGACAACGTGGACGTCTGGGGCCGTCGTCGTCTCGCGTACGAGATCAACAAGAAGTCCGAGGGCATCTACGCCGTCGTCAACATGACGGCGAACGCCGACGCCGCCAAGGAACTCGACCGCCAGCTCGGTCTCTCCGAGGCCGTGCTCCGCACCAAGGTCCTCCGCGCCGAGGAAGCGATCGCCCAGGTCGCCGCCGCCAAGAAGCTCTCCGACGAGCGCGCCGCCCGCAAGGCCGCGGCCGCCACGAAGAGCGCCGAGTAG